Proteins encoded together in one Vibrio lentus window:
- the tdh gene encoding L-threonine 3-dehydrogenase produces the protein MKIKALSKLKPEEGIWMTEVEKPEMGHNDLLIRIKKTAICGTDVHIYNWDEWSQNTIPVPMVVGHEYVGEVVGIGQEVRGFEIGDRVSGEGHITCGHCRNCRGGRTHLCRNTTGVGVNRTGAFSEFLVIPAFNAFKIPAEISDDLASIFDPFGNAVHTALSFDLVGEDVLITGAGPIGIMAAAVAKHVGARHVVITDVNEYRLDLARQMGVTRAVNVMEEKLEDVMADLGMTEGFDVGLEMSGNPSAFNSMLTNMNHGGKISLLGIPPSDMAVDWNQVIFKGLVIKGIYGREMFETWYKMASLIQSGLDLTPIITHHFKVDDFQKGFDAMRSGLSGKVILDWE, from the coding sequence ATGAAAATTAAAGCACTTTCTAAGCTTAAGCCTGAAGAAGGCATCTGGATGACCGAGGTTGAAAAACCTGAAATGGGTCATAATGATCTTCTTATCCGTATTAAGAAAACCGCAATTTGTGGTACTGACGTACATATCTACAACTGGGATGAGTGGTCACAAAACACAATTCCAGTACCTATGGTAGTAGGTCACGAATACGTGGGTGAAGTTGTTGGCATCGGCCAAGAGGTTCGTGGTTTTGAAATCGGCGACCGTGTATCTGGCGAAGGTCACATCACATGTGGTCACTGTCGTAACTGTCGTGGCGGCCGTACTCACCTTTGTCGTAACACAACTGGTGTTGGTGTAAACCGCACTGGTGCGTTCTCTGAGTTCCTTGTGATCCCTGCGTTCAACGCATTTAAGATCCCTGCAGAAATCTCTGACGATCTTGCATCAATCTTTGACCCGTTTGGTAACGCAGTACATACAGCGCTTTCTTTCGACCTAGTAGGCGAAGACGTGCTAATCACTGGTGCTGGTCCAATCGGTATCATGGCTGCTGCTGTTGCTAAGCACGTTGGTGCTCGTCACGTTGTAATCACTGATGTAAACGAATACCGCCTAGACCTTGCTCGTCAAATGGGTGTAACTCGCGCAGTAAACGTAATGGAAGAGAAGCTTGAAGACGTAATGGCTGATCTTGGCATGACTGAGGGCTTCGATGTAGGTCTAGAAATGTCTGGTAACCCATCTGCGTTCAACAGCATGCTGACTAACATGAACCACGGCGGTAAGATCTCTCTACTAGGCATTCCACCATCAGACATGGCAGTAGACTGGAACCAAGTAATCTTTAAAGGCTTGGTGATCAAAGGTATCTACGGTCGTGAGATGTTCGAAACTTGGTACAAGATGGCTTCTTTGATTCAATCAGGCCTAGATCTAACACCAATTATCACTCACCACTTTAAGGTTGATGACTTCCAAAAAGGCTTTGACGCTATGCGTAGCGGGCTTTCAGGCAAGGTAATCCTTGATTGGGAATAG
- a CDS encoding phage integrase, whose translation MSIRNLKDGSIKPWICECYPNGRAGKRVRKKFATKGEAKAFELHTMKEIDDKPWMGIKPDNRRMSELLENWWTIHGHTLKSGKQAKDLISKTIEELGNPIACQFKERDYLAYRAGRVPYRGKNKSIEISPTTHNHELIYLKGMFKKLIKYNQWKYPNPLEAIEPIKTSEKHLAYLTKPQIDEFFDELQNCKRVIKVSIPQIIVIAKICLATGARISEALTLTRTQITEFKLTYTETKGKRNRSVPISPSLYQEILDIAVSDHDIFNTSYKDAWRYIKRALPEHVPNGQATHVLRHTFASHFMMNKGDILVLQRILGHTKIEQTMAYSHFAPEHLMQAVHLNPLDN comes from the coding sequence ATGTCTATCCGCAATTTAAAAGATGGTTCTATCAAACCTTGGATCTGCGAATGCTACCCAAACGGACGAGCAGGAAAACGCGTTCGTAAGAAGTTTGCTACGAAAGGCGAAGCTAAAGCCTTTGAGCTTCACACGATGAAGGAGATTGACGATAAGCCCTGGATGGGTATTAAACCGGATAACCGAAGAATGAGTGAGCTTTTGGAAAATTGGTGGACCATCCATGGCCATACTCTAAAGTCAGGCAAGCAAGCCAAAGATCTCATATCCAAAACAATTGAAGAGTTAGGTAACCCAATTGCCTGCCAGTTTAAAGAACGAGACTACCTGGCGTATCGAGCAGGTCGAGTCCCCTATAGGGGCAAGAATAAATCCATCGAGATATCCCCAACCACACACAACCATGAACTGATTTATCTAAAGGGCATGTTCAAGAAGCTGATTAAGTACAATCAGTGGAAATATCCCAACCCGCTTGAAGCAATCGAGCCGATCAAAACCAGTGAGAAGCACCTTGCCTATCTAACCAAGCCACAAATCGACGAGTTCTTTGATGAACTGCAGAACTGCAAGCGAGTTATCAAGGTATCAATCCCGCAAATCATTGTCATCGCGAAAATTTGTTTGGCCACTGGTGCACGAATCAGTGAGGCACTCACTCTAACTCGCACTCAAATAACCGAGTTCAAATTGACTTACACAGAGACAAAAGGGAAAAGGAATCGCAGTGTGCCTATCTCACCATCTTTGTATCAAGAGATATTAGATATAGCGGTGAGCGACCATGACATATTTAACACCAGTTACAAAGATGCTTGGCGTTACATAAAAAGAGCCTTGCCTGAGCACGTTCCGAATGGGCAAGCGACCCATGTTCTACGGCATACTTTTGCTTCGCATTTTATGATGAATAAAGGGGATATCTTAGTGCTGCAGCGTATTCTTGGTCACACAAAAATCGAGCAGACAATGGCGTATTCTCATTTTGCCCCAGAACATTTGATGCAGGCTGTTCACCTCAATCCTTTAGATAATTAG
- a CDS encoding DNA cytosine methyltransferase — MSPQKQPIIFSFFSGSGFLDLGFERSGFDVRFVNEFHKPFLDAYEHSRGVMELPKPKYGHFLGSIEDFVTGDKAEELREYVEDAKADSLVGFIGGPPCPDFSVAGKNKGSEGENGKLSRVYIDAIIQNKPDFFLFENVKGLWRTIKHRAFYDEMKERLEQEGYILTDRLTNCIEYGVPQDRDRILLFGIHESRAGGIASKELETQFNWEAKVKFDRTVVLNKGMWPGHEEYEQDSKKELPESLSEFYELAVEHWFKKNDVYNHPNSTHHFKPKSMHRFQTILEGDDSKKSFKRLHRWRYSPTAAYGNNEVHLHPYKDRRLSAAESLAIQSLPKEFCFPSTMTLSMS, encoded by the coding sequence TTGTCACCTCAAAAACAACCAATCATATTTTCATTCTTCTCTGGTAGTGGATTTTTAGACTTAGGCTTTGAACGTTCAGGGTTTGATGTTCGTTTCGTCAATGAATTTCATAAACCATTTTTAGATGCTTATGAGCACTCTAGAGGTGTAATGGAATTACCAAAACCTAAGTATGGTCATTTCCTTGGAAGCATTGAAGACTTTGTCACTGGCGATAAAGCTGAAGAGCTAAGAGAGTATGTGGAAGATGCAAAAGCTGATTCATTGGTCGGGTTTATTGGTGGACCACCGTGCCCTGATTTCTCGGTAGCAGGGAAAAACAAAGGTTCTGAAGGCGAAAACGGTAAGCTAAGCCGCGTTTATATTGATGCGATTATCCAGAATAAGCCTGATTTCTTTTTGTTCGAGAACGTAAAAGGGCTTTGGAGAACCATAAAACACCGCGCGTTTTACGATGAAATGAAAGAACGATTAGAACAGGAAGGTTATATTCTTACTGACCGTTTAACCAACTGTATTGAATATGGAGTCCCTCAAGATAGGGATCGTATTTTACTTTTTGGTATTCATGAATCCCGTGCCGGTGGTATCGCAAGCAAAGAGCTAGAAACGCAGTTTAACTGGGAAGCCAAAGTTAAGTTCGATAGAACTGTCGTGCTTAATAAAGGTATGTGGCCTGGGCATGAAGAATATGAGCAAGACTCTAAGAAAGAGCTTCCTGAGTCGCTTTCTGAGTTTTACGAGTTGGCTGTTGAACACTGGTTTAAGAAGAATGACGTATACAACCACCCGAATTCGACGCATCACTTCAAGCCCAAGTCAATGCATCGATTTCAAACAATATTAGAAGGTGATGACAGTAAAAAGTCATTTAAACGTCTTCATAGGTGGCGTTATTCTCCTACAGCAGCATATGGAAACAATGAGGTTCACCTTCACCCGTATAAAGATAGGCGCCTAAGTGCTGCCGAATCGTTAGCTATTCAGTCGTTGCCAAAAGAGTTTTGTTTCCCATCGACAATGACTCTGTCCATGAGTTAG
- a CDS encoding DUF262 domain-containing protein, with translation MSELQSAELRAVRKKIDNYTALSNQIIADSQASIVQTLKAAFDAVTKKYPGDVIVEDATKALSELSSLNQQVTDAVVTLDGAIYSSKNDDTYEQPEPDKSIDELIDDESLTGIENDNDKEANGPILQGKTKIRQLTPVVSLIYDRLSFGEIELQPDFQRKDRVWPEPRKSKLIESILMGLPLPVFYFAEKPNGDWIIVDGLQRITTIYDFMRGEFKLNGLEVLDELNGTSFSELERAEQRKIREYPLTAHLIDMATDKDNIIVELFHRINTYGVKLSEQEIRSALNQGSSVKFLRFLAATPEFKSATHGKIKSDRQKDMELCLSALSFMLRGYMSFDNQYNKYLSEAMEGMNVHSLTLANEELLDDGSAELPLDKNPVYSLIANKFKNGLQISEQVFGDYAFKKVPDSARKIPLSKPLFELIVTYFSELSEEQAQQVMAHGDELIDMLYEAIDRDSSDYAVWESKKYEKEGRGFLYSISQSTGKNVTVRFRFDSFREILKQSTGVDVELCPILLGAN, from the coding sequence TTGTCGGAACTTCAATCAGCAGAACTTCGCGCAGTTCGTAAGAAAATAGATAACTATACAGCTTTATCTAATCAGATTATTGCGGATTCCCAAGCCTCAATCGTTCAGACGCTAAAGGCTGCCTTCGATGCTGTTACGAAAAAATATCCTGGAGATGTGATTGTTGAAGATGCTACTAAGGCTTTAAGTGAGTTAAGTAGTCTTAACCAACAAGTCACCGACGCAGTTGTGACTCTGGATGGAGCTATATATTCCAGCAAAAATGATGATACTTACGAGCAACCTGAACCTGATAAGTCGATAGATGAGTTAATTGATGATGAGTCATTAACGGGTATTGAAAACGACAACGACAAGGAAGCAAATGGTCCAATTCTTCAAGGAAAAACTAAGATTCGTCAGTTAACACCAGTTGTTTCATTGATTTATGACCGTTTAAGTTTTGGTGAAATTGAATTGCAGCCAGACTTTCAACGTAAAGATAGAGTTTGGCCTGAACCTAGGAAATCAAAGTTAATTGAGTCTATCCTAATGGGCTTGCCCTTACCTGTATTCTATTTTGCTGAAAAGCCTAATGGTGACTGGATAATTGTCGATGGTTTACAGCGAATTACCACTATATACGATTTTATGCGTGGTGAGTTTAAGCTTAATGGATTGGAAGTATTAGATGAACTCAATGGTACTAGTTTTAGTGAATTAGAACGAGCAGAGCAAAGGAAAATTCGTGAATATCCTTTGACAGCTCACCTGATTGATATGGCGACAGACAAAGACAATATTATTGTTGAACTTTTTCACCGAATTAACACTTATGGTGTGAAGTTGAGTGAGCAAGAAATTCGTTCTGCCCTTAATCAAGGTTCAAGTGTTAAGTTTTTAAGGTTCCTAGCTGCAACACCTGAGTTTAAATCAGCGACACATGGGAAAATCAAGTCTGATCGACAAAAAGACATGGAACTTTGTCTATCTGCGCTGTCGTTTATGCTGCGCGGTTATATGAGCTTCGATAATCAGTACAATAAGTATTTATCCGAAGCGATGGAAGGTATGAATGTGCATTCTTTGACATTAGCGAACGAAGAACTATTAGATGATGGAAGTGCTGAGCTACCTCTAGATAAAAATCCAGTTTACAGTTTGATTGCTAATAAGTTTAAGAATGGTTTGCAAATCTCAGAGCAAGTATTTGGCGATTATGCATTTAAAAAAGTGCCAGATAGCGCGAGGAAAATACCTTTAAGTAAGCCTCTATTTGAATTAATTGTGACTTATTTTTCTGAATTAAGTGAAGAGCAGGCGCAACAAGTTATGGCGCATGGCGATGAGTTGATCGATATGTTGTATGAAGCAATAGATCGAGACTCTTCGGATTACGCTGTCTGGGAATCGAAAAAATATGAAAAAGAAGGTCGAGGCTTCTTGTATTCAATTAGTCAATCAACTGGTAAGAATGTAACGGTTCGATTCCGTTTTGATTCATTTAGAGAGATCCTAAAACAGAGCACCGGTGTTGATGTAGAGCTATGTCCCATTTTATTAGGAGCTAACTAA
- a CDS encoding AAA family ATPase: MIKSVALENFKCYKNREFDFSALTVFCGTNSVGKSTAIQALSIPLQSRFEKVAKLNGSLVSVGFGNDVHHKDNTGQVGQDLSLSVKINLDGHILNWGYHELDDSSDELHLLSGYTGELPENFENLVSNFQYLQAERLGPQSSFDLIEGSRFHEYWLGAKGEFTSEVLARSQKYKRLYIGGSSTPVKNNPDPRMHESEARDGLLRQINAWLNEISPGIELNPDLIEAAVASINIFGQNYRNSIKPQNVGFGISYVLGIVTALLSTPKGGLVIIENPEAHLHPRGQSFLGRLIALTAQADVQVVVETHSDHLLNGIRVITRLKEDFDPKLFTPYYISQGEEQSNVEKITITKDGKLSNWPDGFFDQQAQDMFMIMTGQEQFPPKRD, encoded by the coding sequence ATGATTAAGTCTGTCGCTCTAGAAAATTTTAAGTGTTACAAAAATCGTGAATTTGATTTTTCTGCGCTAACCGTTTTTTGTGGAACTAATTCAGTGGGTAAAAGTACAGCTATTCAAGCACTTTCAATACCTCTGCAATCTCGATTTGAAAAAGTAGCCAAGTTGAATGGGTCATTGGTATCAGTAGGTTTTGGAAATGATGTTCACCATAAAGATAATACTGGGCAAGTTGGGCAAGATCTAAGTCTGTCTGTAAAAATTAACCTTGATGGACACATCCTCAATTGGGGATATCATGAATTAGATGATTCAAGCGATGAATTACATTTATTGAGCGGTTATACAGGTGAGTTACCTGAAAACTTCGAAAATCTAGTTTCAAACTTTCAATATTTACAGGCCGAGAGGTTAGGTCCGCAAAGTAGTTTTGACCTTATAGAAGGTAGCCGTTTTCATGAATATTGGTTAGGGGCAAAAGGAGAATTTACTTCAGAGGTACTTGCTAGGTCTCAAAAATATAAACGTCTTTATATAGGTGGTTCTAGTACTCCAGTAAAAAACAATCCAGATCCACGAATGCATGAATCAGAAGCTAGAGATGGATTACTTCGTCAAATTAATGCTTGGCTAAATGAAATTAGTCCCGGAATAGAATTAAATCCTGACTTAATCGAGGCGGCAGTAGCTTCAATTAATATCTTTGGACAGAACTATCGCAATTCAATAAAGCCTCAGAATGTAGGTTTTGGTATCAGTTATGTATTGGGCATAGTAACTGCGCTTCTCAGCACCCCAAAAGGTGGGTTGGTTATTATTGAGAATCCTGAAGCGCACCTGCACCCGAGAGGTCAAAGCTTTCTAGGGCGTCTGATTGCCTTGACAGCTCAAGCCGATGTTCAAGTGGTAGTTGAAACACACAGTGATCACTTACTCAATGGTATACGTGTGATCACTAGGCTTAAAGAAGACTTTGATCCAAAATTGTTTACGCCTTACTACATATCACAAGGCGAAGAGCAGAGTAATGTAGAGAAAATTACTATCACTAAAGATGGTAAATTGTCTAACTGGCCAGATGGCTTTTTTGATCAACAAGCTCAAGATATGTTCATGATCATGACAGGGCAAGAACAGTTTCCGCCTAAAAGGGATTGA